Genomic window (Oryza sativa Japonica Group chromosome 3, ASM3414082v1):
catgtgagatcttattataaagatttaattgttacaaacacaacgatgtaatcggatcgtagaccggataagtagtttaagagaaaattttatttaaagtaTAGATGGATAAAGTCTCCTACAGGTGGAGTGGTACTAGCTAGTCACGTCCCTCTTTTCGTGTACCTCCAGTCCACGGCTCCACCCAAGAGTTTTCTGTTTTTTGGTCGTCACCACCGTCACGCCGTGCCGTGCAGaccatcctctctctcctccattaCCATCCGCTCCCCCCGACTCCGACGCCGCGCAGGTGCAGCGCAAGCATGGCAGAGTAAGGCGGAGACAGCGTCGCAAGCAGAAGCAGCTCTGACACTCGCCGCCAGATTCCGCTCCCCAAACACCGCACTCCAATTCCCTCTTCGTCGGGTGCATCGGCCGCCCACCAAGCCCCGcccgccgaacaccatggccgccggctaCGGCGAGCAGCCGCTGCCGCTGGTACAGGAGGCCACCGCCCGAATCTTCTCCGGTGGCGCAGACGCGTCCCGCACCACCGTCCGATTGGCCcacttcctcctcccccgcgcgggCGCCTCCCACCCGCCCGCTCTCCCGCCCCTGCCTCCCAGCGATTTCGGCCCCGTCCTCGACGACGGCCTCAAGGTCGAGTTCAAGGGCTGGGCGCCGGAATCCCCCAAGCTCTGGAGGCGGTGGGTCGCCAAGCTCCGCCCGCGCCACGAGCCCCTGTGGCGTAAGGTTGGGAtcctcgacgccgtcctcgccaCCACGTGCCGGGTGCGCCGCGACGAGGGCGCGCTGCTCCAGCTCGCCGCCTTCTGGTGCGGCGAGACCAACACCTTCGTGTTCCCCTGGGGTGAGGCCACGGTGACGCTCGAGGACGTCGCGGTGCTCGGCGGCCTGCCGCTGCTGGGCAggcccgtgcgcgcgccgccgcagGACGCGCTCCGCGGCGACGTGGACGCGCTCGAGGCCGTACGCCGCGCTCTCTACCtcagcaagaacaagaacagcAGGCCCGACCGTACCGCTTGGGCGAGACATTTCCTCGAGCGCCCTCCGGGGAAGGTCaaagtcggcggcggcggcggcgacgaagcgtGCGGGCGCCTCGAGCACGGCGCGTTCCTGGCCATGTGGCTGTCTCTCTTCGTGCTACCGGCGGCTCCGTTCGATGTGGTCCGGACGGAGGTGCTCCCACTCGCCGCCCGGCtggcgcgcggccgcggcgtggCGCTCGCTCCTGCTGCCCTGGCTAGCATATACAGTGATCTCTCCGCGCTCAAGCGCTACATCAATTTGGAGAAAAGATATCAGGCCTTCGTCGTGTGGGCACCCCTGCAAATCGTTCAGCTTTGGCTCTGGAAGCGGTTCCCTGAGCTTCGCCCTCCTGAGACCACGGGCACCAATCAACCTGACGGCCATGGCATACCCACGGAATCCCAGTGGCAAAATGCTCTCAAGGTGCTTGACCCCGTTTATGTCCACGCAGTGTTCATGTCACCCAAGAAGTTTGAATGGAGGCCCTATGGGAGTAGCAGCTTCGCGCTGCGGCCAGAGATGGGTAGCCATCGTGTTCACGGCCAAGATATAGCAGAAAGTGCAGAATTGTTATCCTTCATACTATGTTTACGTGCTTGTGAGCTTGTGGGCATGCGCTGCATTGAGCATTACCGTCCGCATCGTGTTGCAAGGCAGCTCAGCTTTGACCAGGATATTCCTGGAACTCTTCCCCGTGTTAACTCAAACTGGGTGGCTGCATGGGAAACATACAAAATGGAGCCTAAGAAATTTGTATTCATTGTTCCCAAGTACAAGCCCGCTGTTACAATTGATTATGTGCAATGGTGGAAGCCTTACTTGTTGGGatgtgctgctgctgttgttaaAGCTAGGAAGATGAAAGAACTTCCACTTTTACTTAgtccaagaaaaagaaagattGATGTGCCTCCTGATGTTAGTCCAAAAAGGGTAGGAAATGGTGCAAAGGAAAAGGCAGTGGAATTGTCGTTTGAGGCACCAATAGGCTCAGTAAGCACAATAAACGAATTATCTTGTGTATCAGCCACCAAAATAGTACAAGGCAAATCTTTTCAGCAAGGTAATAAGGAACCACCAGACCTTGTCGTTGCACATGACAGAGAGAATAGAAGCTCGCTACATAGTGAAGTACTGCAAAATCTCCTTGTTGAGGATGCCACAAACACTGGCAGCAATGAAGCCTTATGTGCAGTAACTATAGCTGATATGCACTCAACAGAAGTGTCGTTTGATGTTCCAGTTGCCTTAGTAAGCATTGTAGATGAATTACCTTGTGTGTCAGCCTCCATAGAAGAACAAGGCAAACCTTGCCAGCAAGATAAAGAGGAAGCACACAACCTTTCTGTCACACATGACAGGGAGAATAGAAGCTCGCTACATAGTGAAGTACTGCAAAATCTCGTTGTTGAGGATGCCACAAACACTGGCAGCAATGAAGCCTTAGGTGCCATAACTGTAGCTGATATGCACTCAGCAGAAGTGTCGTTTGATGTTCCAGTTGACTTGGTAAGTATTGTAGATGAATTACCTTGTGTGTCAGCCACCAAAGAAGAACAAGGCAATGATTGCCAGCAAGATAAAGAGGAAGCACGAGACCTTTCTGTCACACACGACAAAGAGAATAGAAGCTCAGTAGTTTATGTGCACTCAACACCTGTTGTGGCTGCAAACACTGGCAACAACAAAGCCTTTGGACCTTCACCCATAATTGATGTGCAGTCAGCACCTGAAGACGTTGTGGTGATCAGCGATGACGATAATGAGGATGAGGTCGGTGGGATGCACCAAAAACCACCGCAGTTGGAAACAGCACCATCCTCCTTAGAAGGGCAAAATGCAGAAAGTCAGATAATCAGTGCAAGCAGTAATCCTCAGGACAGCCGAGTGATGAAAGATGTTAGGGTCCAAAGCAATTGTGATCACGAAACTGATAATGTTCGAAGCAATATTGTTCTCAGAAAAGAATCATTTGAAGTACTTGCTGTTGATACTGTCCAGCCTGGTTTTAATCTCTTGGATACACCAACAGGGGAAACGCAGACATGCGCTGTTACAGGACAGATAGACAAGGGATACATGGTGGAAAAAGAAATTTTGGCTGGTGTGGAAGGTATCAAAAATGTAAATGAAGACGTGTCCCCATCATTTCAAGAAATAAACTCTCCTGTGGAAGATTGCATGGTGGCCAATAGAAGAATGGGCTCAGGTATGAGGATTAATAAAAATACAGTTCCATATTTCAATCAAGCTATGTaccaaataaatcatgacaaaaATGTGTTGACGATAACGTAAACTTTATgctattttttcaatttttgtaGGAAACAACTATTCTAGTGGTTTGGCACATGTGAATACTCAATTGATCAACAGAGTAGTTTGTACTAGGACACTATACTATCTTAGACCATTTTGGTTGTCAAAACATGGTCAGAACAAAGATGCAAGTGACACCACTACCGATGAAGGAACTTTCCAACCAAGACGGGAAGTTGGGACGCCACAAATGATTGAAGAGGCATTTGCAGCTCGACAAGCCCAAAAAGTTGAGTTGCAAAAGGTAATTGATCGCCTGAAGGAAGAGATTGTGGCACTAGAGGTTCCATGAGAGGACAGGTGCTCCTCAATAAATTGAGGTATGGCTTGGAGTAAATATATGTCAGTACTTTTGAGTCTTTAGAGCATGAGTCCTGATGTTATTATTACTACATTAAACTATACTAACAGCGTGCGCTAGGCAGTGGCTGAGTGCTGAGAGAAACGTAAAGGGGCCTCATCAAAGAGATGATACTTAGGCCCCGTTCTTTTCTCACAAAGATAAAGATTTTACCTCGGTatccgttagcacgcttttcaaactacaaaacgtgcgaaaactttctatatgaaagttgctttaaagtatcaaatatattcatttttcaagtttgtaataattaaaactcaattaatcatgcgttaatggCTTTCTCCTTTTGCGCACCCGcttttaatcttcatcttcagaagatttGAACGGGGCCTTAATGTAGTATTTCCCCTAGAGATTTGCTCATTTACATGTTATACCTCACCCTTACACAGTGGATTGTGCTTCCTCATCTTGAAGTGAAACTAAAATACAGTTGATAAGATATTAGTTGATTTTGGGAAGTTCTACATTGGTAGAAGTTAAATCTAACTGTTGAATTCATGTACACCTCCCATTCAGAATTAGGATCACAGTGGAAGCACATCCACTAGAAGCCCCCAACTGACCAACGGCCTCGAGGCACCATGGTGGCCACCCATTCTGACTCCAGGTCTGCCACCAGTCTTTGAATCCCACACAAAGAACTGCCCTTCTTCCGCGTTGCTGTCCTCATTTACCATATCTCATGTTGGGTTTCGCTTGTATCATATTTGCTAATGGTTTCTTGGTGAGGTAGCCAGCGGCCAGCGGAGGCAATGAGCCGATGAGGGAGGCAGCTAAGCGAAGAATGAATGTGTTCAGATGCTGCTCGATGCGAAAATGGAGGTATGATCTATAGATTCAGCAGTGATTTTTTTATGCCCGACTTATCATCTGATCATGGATTAGTGAATTGCATCATTGGTACTTCATGAAAGAAATTGTCGAGGAAGACTTGGGAGTGTGGTAGGTTGCAGGGAAGAACCGCATGTTGGTGAATGAGCTTGAAGCGTTGAATGTGTATTGTTTTTGCATCCAACCTGAAAGATGCAGATTTTTGCCTCTGATAAGTGGAATGCATTTAGTTGTTTTTTTGTCCATTGGATCGACATATATGAACATTCAGCAGTAAGAGGTCCTTAAGATGGCCACTTGATGACATGGAAACCCTGTTGGTGCGATCAACGTTTTGACGAGATCTGTTGCTCTTCGGAAAAGAGAACTTTTTGAATTAATTTGCTTATCCGAAAGAAGTGTGTTCATGGTTAATATGCATACCTTTGAGCACAAATGACTTATGTTAAGGGTTGATTAACCACTTTTGTACTTTTTTTTGGGAGGAATCATTTATCTACTTGTTACACTGGTAATACTTGACCATTAACTGAAAACATGCAATCTGCTTTAGCATCCACTTCTGAATTTTATATGTGAATGGATGCAGAACTCTGCTTTAGCTAACCATATGATTCGGATTTTTCTTAAATGATACTGCTGAATGTGATTTGGTACAATGGGATGAGGCATCTAATTGTATTGCTTCAAATGGAATGGTGTTTTAGATAAACCTCAGTATATTTATTTTTAGGCAATAGCGTGGAATCATGCTGGAATTCAGAATAAAAAGCATTAGGTCCATCCTGGAGTTTAGAATAAAAACCCTCTCTCTCAATATTGTTTCTCATATGATGGCAAGTAGAATAAAAACCTCCTCTCCCAATATTGTATCTCATATGCTGGAGTTTATATTAAAAGCCTTAGCTCCATAGCTTCTGGTCGTCATTTCTGTTCACCTGTTAAGATATCAGGGTTCAGACTTCAACATGGTTTCATTGTTCTAGGTCTTTCAGGCTATTTAATCAATAAAGTATGTCTATGATCAGattaaattgttatattttactgTGATTAGCTGTCCTTTTCCTTCATCTGAATGTTTTGAGGTACTTTTAAGTTTCATAATCTAAAAATGTTTTGCGGTTCACATCATAGTAGCCTTCACTAAATGTGAACTGCCAGAATGTTGCATACTAAATAATTACACTGATTGTTCCCCCTGCTGAAACTAGATGAGCATTATCTGAATGTTGCCTTTTTATGTGTGATGTTTCTCCAAAACTGAATGTGAATCCATTATCGCGGAATTATGTCAGTCCCATTTTACAAAGCTTAGATTTAATATGATCCAGACTGAAACTCGATTCACCTCAGTTGCAAATTATTATGAGTTTTATTGTATACATCCAAATGAAAAATTAGTCTCTTCGTTCCAGTTTGCTGTCCTGCAATACACGGCGCACATTTGGACTAACAACTCTTTTCATATTTGTGCAGTTTGAGGTGGTgatcttttctcctgaagataaaaattaagttttttacgtaaaacgaggtggtattaacatatgattgattgagtttaaattattacaaacttgaaaaatagattaatatgatattttagagcaactttcatatagaaagtttccgcacgaaacgcaccgtttagcagtttgaaaagcgtgccacgaaaaattttaatcttcatccaactttcATTTGGGGGATACTGATTTTTATTATTGGCCTTTATTTATTGTTCATGCAAGCACTGCGTATAAGAGGAAGCCATAATGCGGTTATTACTAGCAGAAATGGTAATGCATGCTCAACTAACACCGTTCAAATTATTCCATCAATTTTAGGTGCATAGAAAGCAATTCAATCCTGATAAACATCACGGTATTCATCTGGTTGTTTACATGCGCAGCAAGGACTTAAGGGATCGTTTATGTATCATCGATCTGCGATGTAATAATATAGATTATTTACCATGTCATTCGGTTGCTTAATAAAAATCTGTGTATGTAATTATCACAGGAGATATAGTAGTGAATGATCAACAATGTACTTGTTCTCATAGTAACTTTGGGTTGTTATTGTCTCTAACACAGAAGATCATTTTGCCAATAATAACTGCATTGTGTATGCTTGATTTCCTTACATGGCCACCCTGTATCCAGATTAATCAGGTATTCTTCACTTGATGTTAAATATTGGTTACCATTAATTATTTTCTGTTATCCAGATGCAAATACAAGTCCCAGAGTTATCTGCCATGAGGGGTTAAGAATAAAGTGAAAAATGTTGCTTACATGATGTCCTCATGATTTTGGTATATTTTAAATTAACTGTAATCCACCACTAACATGCTTTGTATGTCTCATTTCACCCTATCTACGACACTTGAATTAGAATCATGCGCTCGTCATGGATGGCGGGTCAGAGTAAAGCAAATCGATCAATTGATATAATAGATCTATAAGCAGTTTGCTTTTTATTCGTTATTTCCTAGCATAACTActtttgtatttttatattagtattttGTTGTTCCCTAATATCGAAAATTCGGATCGGGCGCTCTCCTCGCGcgctcaccccccccccctcccaggTGCTGCATGCAGGCCCTGGCTCCACCACGTCTCGGCTCCTATCTgtcattgcaacaaatcactaacgtattttggaaaccctttattaagggaatttggttttttttccaccaaaaatgtttcatctaaTGTACTcgcaatgtttcactatatatagatctaatgttgcaatgttgcagtgaactgaaatattccattgcaacaaaaaaacccacatattttggaaactccctattaagggaattcgtttcattttttgttccaccgaaaaatgtttcacctagtatacttataatgtttcactatgtatggatcaaatattgcagtgaactgaaacattctttcgttttttgatgaaacattatttttatatgaggtgaaacaacacccgatttaaacgagtgaaacattttcgatctacttagtgaaacaattccgatatacctgatggaacatcgtgcaacatttaaaaataattcaataataacttgaaaaaaattcgtcggaatatatccatgtgtggtcttgttttgaagatttaattgcaacgaatttaatggtgcaatcggatcatgatttggataagtaatttaagagaaaaatcagtttaaagtagttttgtaCGTAAATCGGACGTTGACGTCATGTATTTTTCTCCAAACCGACTGGGCGCCCGATCCGTGGACTCGTCCCCCTAATATGTATCAAAAATTTTGGTAAACGATTTCTGTAGTGACTAGCTATATATAAGTACATGGTAAAAGTTATTAAGTTTGTGATATAAGGATTATTGCCTATTTTGCTTGCAATGGAAGTGGAAACAAATGGTTGAATATATCTTGCACAAGTCCATTTGCAATGCCACTATGCCAGTTCAATTCAGAAACTTCAGCGGTGGTAACTGGCGAGTGGCGATTTACGGTTAGATATAAAGTGAACTTGCCTATTATTTAAGTATTACAAAAAATATAGCAGTGATAATGTGTTTTGCACAAATAAAAGATTTCATTCTGGATATATTCCTGGTACTTGGAATTTAGAAGAGATGCAATATAAAAAGTGAGTCCGGATGAATAAAATTGGAGTTTCATAATTTCATAGAATTACAGAGAACCTTTTCAG
Coding sequences:
- the LOC4333267 gene encoding uncharacterized protein, yielding MAAGYGEQPLPLVQEATARIFSGGADASRTTVRLAHFLLPRAGASHPPALPPLPPSDFGPVLDDGLKVEFKGWAPESPKLWRRWVAKLRPRHEPLWRKVGILDAVLATTCRVRRDEGALLQLAAFWCGETNTFVFPWGEATVTLEDVAVLGGLPLLGRPVRAPPQDALRGDVDALEAVRRALYLSKNKNSRPDRTAWARHFLERPPGKVKVGGGGGDEACGRLEHGAFLAMWLSLFVLPAAPFDVVRTEVLPLAARLARGRGVALAPAALASIYSDLSALKRYINLEKRYQAFVVWAPLQIVQLWLWKRFPELRPPETTGTNQPDGHGIPTESQWQNALKVLDPVYVHAVFMSPKKFEWRPYGSSSFALRPEMGSHRVHGQDIAESAELLSFILCLRACELVGMRCIEHYRPHRVARQLSFDQDIPGTLPRVNSNWVAAWETYKMEPKKFVFIVPKYKPAVTIDYVQWWKPYLLGCAAAVVKARKMKELPLLLSPRKRKIDVPPDVSPKRVGNGAKEKAVELSFEAPIGSVSTINELSCVSATKIVQGKSFQQGNKEPPDLVVAHDRENRSSLHSEVLQNLLVEDATNTGSNEALCAVTIADMHSTEVSFDVPVALVSIVDELPCVSASIEEQGKPCQQDKEEAHNLSVTHDRENRSSLHSEVLQNLVVEDATNTGSNEALGAITVADMHSAEVSFDVPVDLVSIVDELPCVSATKEEQGNDCQQDKEEARDLSVTHDKENRSSVVYVHSTPVVAANTGNNKAFGPSPIIDVQSAPEDVVVISDDDNEDEVGGMHQKPPQLETAPSSLEGQNAESQIISASSNPQDSRVMKDVRVQSNCDHETDNVRSNIVLRKESFEVLAVDTVQPGFNLLDTPTGETQTCAVTGQIDKGYMVEKEILAGVEGIKNVNEDVSPSFQEINSPVEDCMVANRRMGSGNNYSSGLAHVNTQLINRVVCTRTLYYLRPFWLSKHGQNKDASDTTTDEGTFQPRREVGTPQMIEEAFAARQAQKVELQKVIDRLKEEIVALEVP